The Brassica napus cultivar Da-Ae chromosome C1, Da-Ae, whole genome shotgun sequence DNA segment TGCCGATGGCATCAGAGACCAATAAAACCACATAGGCGTGAATCATTCTTGGTGCAGAGAACATCGCGGGGGCTAGCAGCAAGGACGTAGCGGCACTCATGGTTAACTGAGGTGGTCTAACCGGACTAACTTGCTTCCAGTATAATCTCTCAACATACATCTCATTTAGTTTCTCATCAGAAACTGATAAGATAAAGTGAGCAGAAACCATTTCCACCACACCGGCCATGTCATGCTTACTGAACAGTATACATGAGGAGAATGCAGGATCTACACGGAAAAGCAGATCCCTGATTGACTTATTCACCAAAACCTCATCGATGAAAACCTGGACAAATCAAAAAGAGCTAATAAACATAACACTGTCTTAATGATTCAACATAGAAGCACTTGCCAATAgtataattctaaaataaaagcCACAAACAAAATGATCAACAGATTCATCAAGATTTTACCTCAAGCCCTGTACAAAGAAACGTACGGCGGGTCTCGTCAGAAGAAGAAGTACCCTCATACGTTGCAGAAATCAAACCACTGAGGATTGAGAGAAGTGCTTTCGCTTTCTCCAGAGCCATATCGTGTCCAGGCAAAAGTAAAGTGATGATCCTCATACAGCATCTTAAGTACAGTATGGCCAATTCGATACTTTCCTCTCCACTTGCAAACGTGTAACAACTCTCTTTGCTTAAAGTAGAGAACATGCACTTGAAACTCCTATCAAGCTCCGTGAACAACACATCAGAGAGGCTACAAACATCAACGAAACTGACAGATTCTCCACTGGATTTGAGATTCCAATAATGCGAGGCAACGTTGACACTATCCCAGTTTATCGGTTGAGTTGATGACAGCTTACCCAGAATACACAACAGATTTTTCAAGATTGGCTGCTTAGAAACCTGAGAATCCAAAAGGGGGCTCAGATTTTAAATCCCTTAATCCCTAAAGTTCAAAACTTTCTCGACAGATTTTACCAAAACTACTCAAAATCGACGAGATTCCCGGCGAATTTTCGAGAGGCCAGCGAAATTGAACAATCATTTCATAGTCACAGCAACGATTTAAAAAGGAGATTGATTCGAGACATTGTACCTGAGCGGCGGAAGCAACAGATGAAGCGAGAGAACGGAATAAGGTGTCTGGATCTGAGATCTTCGAAGGACGTAGCTTCTTACTGTTCCGCTTGGCCACCATCGCCAGAGAGGGAAGATGAGAGAAAAGATGCTCGTAGTCGGCGAGGCTCTTCGATTTTGAGGGGACTTTCTATGTGGCGGGAAAGGACAATGCACGCGTCGTTTTTTGTGCGCTTAAAACGACACGCAGTTTAAttgagaaaaaagaaaatgttttggTGACATAGACTAGTTGGGATTTCTGTTTCGGGCTCCTGATTTGTTATCGATTTCAGGCCCATTACCAATTTTTACCTCCAATCCACAATTGTTTTATCTTAGTACCGGTTATGTTCACTAGCTTCAAAAAACAGTATACTAAGCTAATTAATCATCCTAGTAATCAACAAGAATTTGTTTTCGGAAATGGTTAAGTTATTGACCGTGCCTTATCATGATCAATCTATAAATGTGTCATATTTCAGTGTTTGATAACCGGTTCTAACCATCAACAAGAGTATACAAACTTAATAAAGTTATAAATCAACAATTACAATGTGAATGGATTCCTTTCATGTTAATAGAAATGTAACTAATTCAACTGCATTAGTAACTATTAAAGATTAGTCAATcataatttactaaaattaattgttaatacataatttcacatttaaaaataattttttacttagattttatataatttttacttatatttttatattattttattaaagttGATTGAttataatatgattgattataatcgaaataatatgattgattatggtcaaaatatacaccaaataatttaattaatgatGTATCAAgtcttaaatttttaatatatttggatAGTATTTAGTAAATTATATTGAAAACCACATTTGAatttatgaaatatgaaaatacacaccaaataatatagtgAAACAATACGAAAGtctaatttctaaaatttaattaatacagtaaaataaactattttcgtattttataagtaaaatagaaaaaaattaaaaaaatttaaaagaaaacttttataaactaataactgTATAAATCAATAAAGTATATTAGTTTAAACATTATTAATATCAGAAAGTAACAAAAGGATTTGTTAGGAAACTCGGTGGCTTTCACAATATGAGTCCTATGTCAAACTTTCCATAGTTTACAAAAGTCAAACCAAAAGCCTAATGGACCGGTCTATGATATACATTGAGTTTGACAAACCATtacattaaaactgaaatacaacaaaaaaacactTCATTTATTATGTGTTTCTAAATAATTAGActttatttattacaaaattataaaacagaACTTATCTATTTTGAagtgttttattatatcttttacattttttctcactctttttaactatttaattaattatctttactataatattttgacagcatttatttacatattaaccATAATAATTCGACATGTTTGAATAAAATTGCTCAATCTGTGACAAATTTTCAAAATGGTTAACAAagagttttttatatatatttgttaatataATCAGTTATGCATAAACATTCGGCTACATGTTTAGGTACGAGTTATTTTTTCggacattgtttttttttgaaatgaagCTTCATTCagttattataaattttcgAGTGGATTTCGAGTCGGATCTTCCAAGTTCGTATGAATTCGGTTTTGAAGTATAGAAACCTAAAAACATCCAAAAACTAATGTATCTGAAAcatgttcggatatttttacCAAAAGTAACCATACTAACCGATTTGGTTCATGTATTTTGAATCCAAActaaaaataaccaaataacCAAAAGTATATATTACCCAATTTGATCCAGATTCGATTATGTGtatatgaacctaaaaatattcaGATACTTATGTGATTAGTTATATGATgtcacatataaaatatataacatcaatcgtgaaaaaaataataatttatgaaaaagtaaaaattaacacCTTCTTTCACAGTGACAATAGCTTCCCCCGTACCTCTCCCATCCCCGAGAGCAGCAGGACCATCACGAATTCACGATCATCAGGATATCTCACCACAACCGGAGCCGCAACGACCCATCTTGTATAGCTCGTATACTCATTTTTTCATCATTGTGCtccatgattttttttggtttgccTGATTGGAAAAACGTTTGAGAGGGAACTTGGTGCTTTTTGGTGGGTCTTAGACAGAGGCACGTGCGTATCGGTAGTGGTTGTGTCCAATGTTAACACTTGGATGACTCGCTGCGTACGCCACGTGCATGTGTCATGGGGATGGGGCCTATACTCGTGTGATGATACAATTGCTACTTGTCACGTATACCCGCTATTGGCCTCGCAACTTAGCTATCGTCTTTAGATGCTTTGGCCTCATCCACCGCAATAACTCTACTTTCGTTCTcttcggataaatgtaaaattttatatgcGTTCAAGACGCACCGAATCTCTTTGACTAATCTAAGATGGCACTAAGTGCAAAATCAGTGTAGGTCCATACTCCACAGGTTTCTAATGCCGACAGTGAGAGGAAATAGACTTTCCCATTTTAAATTGAACAATGAAAATAACGCACACGAAAATAAATAACGAAACAAGAAGACTTGTGTATCTTGACAagattataaaacaaaacaaagtggGAAATAAAAAGAACTTTTTCTGCATGTGTGATATTgacataaattaaaaagtataaaaCATAAAAGGAGAAAGTCACTGTAGCTTTTCCCTTACGTGGGCTTTGGTAGGTAAGTGAATTAATTGCGATTAGCCTTTAATGTGATTGTAAAAAGCTTTCGTACGACTCAACTTGATATCCATGCAACctaaatatttagtcgaaaTAGAACGCATTCAACTCTTACCACTCTTAACAGCACAGACCACTTTGTTCTCCAATGCATTTAACGTCGTTAGTTACAAACCGGAGCTAGAAACGATCACCTTTATCCCTAACCTTATAAACTCAGTCACATGTGAACGTTATAAGTATGTTATCACAACACAAAATACTAATACACTCTTAATTAGAATTTATCATGTGTTTGTGTAACTAGAATGATCATGTTTAGCACAATATCGTGTCTATTATTTATTACAACAATCCAAATTATCAAACTATTCTGACATAACCaattaacaaaagaagaagcagagaCTAGAATGAAGCTAGAACAATAGAATAGAGAAAATCAATTCCGACATGAATCTCTAGCCTCAAAAGTGTTATTAAGCTGACATCAATATGGTTAAAACCAGACTTAAAACTGTAGTTACCGACTTAACGGCCATGCCATTCGCAGAGGATTTTTTCGAGCCTGGAGCTTCCGCCGGCGAATTGATATCACCGGAGCTTGACGGTCCATCTCCAGAGGGACCCATATCCGAACCTGACGGAGCGTCTCCTGAGGGACCCATCCCCGACGGCGAAGAAGCAATAGAGGAAGGAGATCCTTCCGGAGCCAGAGACGGAGAAACGGCGGAAGAAGATTTTGGTGCCATTGATCCCGACGGTGAAGAACCCGGAGCAGAGGACGGAGGTGATGGAGGAGAAGTCATCGGAGAAACAGGGGAAGAAGACTCAGGTGACATAGATCCCGGCGGAGAAGCCATCGGAGCAGAGGACGGAGAAACAGGGGATGAGGACTTAGGTGACATGGATCCCGGCGGAGAAGTCACCGGAGCAGAGGACGGAGAAACGGGGGAGGATGATTTAGGTGGCATAGGCGCCGGTGGAGAAGTAGCCGGAGAAACaggggaagaagaagacttAGGTGGCATTGATCCTGGCGGAGAGTTTCCCGGCGTGGAGGCTTGAGGAGGCGGAGTCGAAGTTCTGACAGACAAGACAACGACGGCAAGCTTCTGTCCCTTCTTACAGTTATCTTCATTACCGCTGATGAAGTAAAACGGACCAGAGCGATCAAGCGAGATCTCAGAGTTTCCGTCGTCAGCTTTCTTGATCGGGTTCTTGGTGTTACATCCGTCGTAGTCAGCCTTGCTGACCTCTAGAACCGAGTCAGCTCCCTTGGCGTAGGTAAAATCTGCaagaaaaataatcaaacagAGTCTCAGACAAAACTCCACCGAAAGTAACGACTCCATGACAAGTAAGAAAGAATAGTTTACAGAGAGTGTCGTGTACTAGGAAACGGCTTTTTCCAGCCCAAGATCCATAATCTTCCGGGGGATTTGGAACCCACGCGCCGCTACCTCCGACTCCGAACCTCCGTGCGTCGGAGATGGTTGAGAAAGAGAGGAGggcagtgaagaagaagaagaaacaaaggcTTTTGGTTCTTGGAAACTCCATGGTTATGAGACAAATGGGTTTGTGTGTGTGAGACTATGAATATATAGAAATAGGAATAGGCTAAAGGAAAGTGAAGCTTTTTGTCTTTTAGATAGGGAGATGTAACGTTTATGGTAATACGTGTTATAAAAATTGAATCTCGTGTCAGTCTTCGTTAAAAGAAGAGACTTTCTTCTTGTATCCCCACCGACgtgtttaatttgttttttttttgggatttgAAAATCTTATATCCTTTTGGTAAAGGAAACAAACATTTGGTACTACGAGTTTATTACGCGTTTAGAGAGCTATAGATTGTGACAAAAGAATCGGATTCAAGCACCAATCCCAGAAGAACTAATGTTCATTCTTGAGGATATGTCTAACAATCGAATCATATACTTCCATTAAACATGTATATGAGAATATCAGAATACTATAAAGTCTTTTTATATCTGCATCTGGttccattttctctttttgagCAAGTTTTATCTTTACGATGCATGCGATCATTATTGTAGTTGCAGAGAATTTCTGAATACAAAGAATTTGAATTTGTGGACTGGACTTAGGTATGGGGCCATGAAtctgatttctcaagggcctacTTCTTTACACATTGAATTACAACAGCAATGCTAAATCTGTTGTTGCTGTTTCTAGTAACATTACTACTAGCTCTCGTTACTTCTTATCCAACGTAAGTTCTGTTTGAATTCGTTTGAGACTTGAAGTAACAGAAGTCTAAACAGATTGATGCATCATGCATATAAGAAATATTAATCGAAGAATGATCAATGGTTTCTTCatatttgatcatatagatGGTAAGGTCTGAGGTCTCCAGTGTGCCAGTGAGGCATGCGTCTGACGACTCAGCCAAATATGGATTAAACGAGGCATCCATGTAGATGCGAGCTAGAGAATGTAGCAGTGGGTGAGGATAAAACGGTTTTAAAGGCCAAAATGAGTTACCAGGATGAGAATATAAACGTAGATGATGTTATAACATACATCAATATCAATTTATGTAGAAGATACCGTGGAGATACAAGTAGAGAGCAAGTTGTCATGAGGAAATCCTACTTGTGATGGGGGTAATAAAACAATTGTATATCATCTACTCAAGTAGTCTATATTCTCACCATTCATCATAAACATCTAGCTTTGCTGCTGTTGTGGTTATTGTTTGTCTGAGCTACCAAAACTGCTAATGCATCTCATTGCCAAATCCAAAATTACTGTCTTTATCTTCCTCGAGAAGGTTTCTTGGAGGGAGTGAGTTTCCTGAACCCAGCGTGTAATAGCATAACTACAAAGAGACACAGAGAAAGCATTACTGACTGGCCATAT contains these protein-coding regions:
- the LOC106376112 gene encoding early nodulin-like protein 2 codes for the protein MEFPRTKSLCFFFFFTALLSFSTISDARRFGVGGSGAWVPNPPEDYGSWAGKSRFLVHDTLYFTYAKGADSVLEVSKADYDGCNTKNPIKKADDGNSEISLDRSGPFYFISGNEDNCKKGQKLAVVVLSVRTSTPPPQASTPGNSPPGSMPPKSSSSPVSPATSPPAPMPPKSSSPVSPSSAPVTSPPGSMSPKSSSPVSPSSAPMASPPGSMSPESSSPVSPMTSPPSPPSSAPGSSPSGSMAPKSSSAVSPSLAPEGSPSSIASSPSGMGPSGDAPSGSDMGPSGDGPSSSGDINSPAEAPGSKKSSANGMAVKSVTTVLSLVLTILMSA